The following coding sequences lie in one Sedimentibacter sp. MB35-C1 genomic window:
- a CDS encoding hotdog fold domain-containing protein gives MKSLIRMRMSAHDAHYGGDLVDGARMLGLFGDVATELLIRNDGDEGLFVAYDDVEFLAPVYAGDYIEAEGEITSVGNSSRKMKFEARKVIVPRKDINDSACDFLDEPIIVCKASGTCVVTKDKQRKNK, from the coding sequence ATGAAATCATTAATCAGAATGAGAATGAGTGCGCACGATGCGCATTATGGCGGAGATTTGGTTGACGGGGCAAGAATGCTGGGACTTTTTGGAGATGTGGCTACAGAACTTCTTATTAGAAATGACGGAGATGAAGGGTTGTTTGTAGCGTATGATGACGTTGAGTTCTTGGCACCTGTTTATGCAGGTGATTATATTGAAGCAGAGGGAGAAATTACTTCTGTGGGAAATTCATCCAGAAAGATGAAGTTCGAGGCAAGAAAGGTTATAGTACCGAGGAAGGATATAAATGACTCCGCATGCGATTTTCTTGATGAACCTATAATTGTGTGCAAAGCGAGCGGAACATGCGTGGTAACTAAGGATAAACAAAGAAAAAATAAATAA
- the dnaJ gene encoding molecular chaperone DnaJ — MAKRDYYEILGVSKDADDKTIKSAFRKLAKQYHPDLNPDNKEAEAKFKEINEAYEVLSNPEKKAKYDQFGHAAFDQNAGFGGGGAGFSDFGDIFGDIFGDFFGGGFGGAGARAQRSGPKAGSDLKIKLDISFEDAAFGTKKEIKINRVEKCHVCDGSGAKKGTSKKTCPTCHGSGSVRTVQRTPFGQFASTKLCSTCGGTGEIVEEPCTSCGGTGKEKKSRKLSINIPAGVDTGSVIPLRGEGNHGEQGGPSGDLYVYINVLPHEIFERDGNDVWCEIPVSFAKATLGGSIQVPTIEGKVKYDVPEGTQTGTVFRLKNKGIKNLRGAGKGDQYVRVKVEVPKKLTEKQKAILQEFAQEMGEHNDKDDKKGFFGKMKDAFKD, encoded by the coding sequence GTGGCAAAGCGAGATTATTATGAAATATTGGGAGTAAGTAAAGATGCTGACGATAAAACAATTAAATCGGCATTCAGAAAGCTGGCAAAACAATACCATCCTGACTTAAATCCTGACAATAAAGAGGCGGAAGCAAAGTTTAAGGAAATAAATGAAGCTTATGAAGTGTTAAGCAACCCTGAAAAGAAAGCAAAATATGATCAATTCGGTCATGCTGCGTTTGATCAAAATGCTGGATTCGGTGGAGGCGGTGCCGGTTTCAGCGACTTTGGAGATATATTTGGAGACATATTTGGCGATTTCTTCGGCGGCGGTTTTGGCGGTGCTGGTGCAAGAGCACAAAGATCAGGTCCGAAAGCAGGGTCGGATCTTAAGATTAAGCTGGATATATCATTTGAAGATGCAGCTTTTGGTACTAAGAAGGAAATAAAAATAAATCGTGTCGAAAAATGTCATGTATGCGACGGTTCGGGAGCCAAGAAAGGAACCAGCAAGAAAACATGTCCTACGTGTCATGGATCAGGAAGCGTAAGAACGGTTCAAAGAACTCCGTTCGGTCAATTTGCAAGTACAAAATTATGTTCAACATGCGGTGGTACAGGCGAGATCGTGGAAGAACCATGTACATCATGTGGAGGAACAGGCAAGGAAAAAAAATCAAGAAAACTTTCTATCAACATCCCTGCAGGGGTGGATACAGGCTCGGTAATTCCTTTGAGGGGTGAAGGAAATCACGGTGAGCAGGGCGGCCCGTCAGGAGATTTATACGTATATATAAATGTACTGCCTCATGAAATATTTGAGAGAGACGGAAATGATGTCTGGTGTGAAATCCCCGTTTCATTTGCAAAAGCTACATTGGGCGGTTCCATCCAGGTTCCGACTATAGAGGGCAAGGTTAAATATGATGTTCCAGAAGGAACACAGACAGGAACGGTATTCAGACTTAAAAATAAAGGAATAAAGAATTTACGAGGAGCAGGTAAGGGTGACCAATACGTAAGAGTAAAAGTTGAGGTTCCTAAGAAACTTACTGAAAAACAAAAAGCAATACTTCAGGAGTTTGCCCAAGAAATGGGAGAACATAACGATAAGGATGATAAAAAAGGCTTTTTCGGAAAGATGAAAGATGCTTTTAAAGACTAA